In Pontiella desulfatans, one DNA window encodes the following:
- a CDS encoding CAAX prenyl protease-related protein, with translation MSERLRDELSPEEQKVNTQAVLAHVIPFAMWLTMMVWFDDPTWSYMMRSIGGLILLAIFRPWRWYPKLNPKNILPAIGVGIFILVVWVGFEAPWVAGNAPALTEWYDRLLVDPFMKPFQTRELFDIGNGVMAPYEVIEEGEHAGLHVYDPKASGWLIFAIHMFGTSVFIAIIEEFFYRGFLYRWMQGSPFFKIDAGNLHWPMLLLISLFFSVSHFEVGAAIICGIAYGLLYIKTRDIWAAIIAHGTTNFLLGLYVVKFNAYQFW, from the coding sequence ATGAGCGAACGACTACGCGATGAACTCTCTCCCGAAGAGCAAAAGGTCAACACCCAGGCGGTGCTGGCCCATGTAATTCCCTTTGCCATGTGGCTCACCATGATGGTCTGGTTCGACGACCCGACCTGGAGCTACATGATGCGCTCCATCGGCGGTCTCATCCTGCTGGCCATCTTCCGCCCGTGGCGGTGGTATCCCAAACTCAATCCGAAAAACATTCTGCCGGCCATCGGGGTGGGGATCTTCATCCTGGTCGTCTGGGTGGGCTTCGAGGCCCCGTGGGTGGCCGGGAACGCGCCGGCGCTTACCGAATGGTACGACCGGCTGCTGGTTGATCCGTTCATGAAGCCCTTCCAGACGCGCGAGCTGTTCGATATCGGCAACGGGGTCATGGCACCCTATGAAGTGATCGAGGAGGGGGAGCATGCCGGCCTGCATGTCTACGACCCCAAGGCCTCCGGCTGGCTCATCTTCGCCATCCACATGTTCGGCACCTCGGTCTTCATCGCCATCATCGAAGAATTTTTCTACCGCGGCTTCCTCTACCGCTGGATGCAGGGAAGCCCCTTCTTCAAGATCGATGCCGGCAACCTGCACTGGCCCATGCTGCTGCTCATTTCGCTCTTCTTCAGCGTATCGCATTTCGAAGTCGGCGCCGCCATCATCTGCGGCATTGCCTACGGCCTGCTCTACATCAAGACCCGCGATATCTGGGCCGCCATCATTGCCCACGGCACCACCAACTTCCTGCTCGGCCTATACGTTGTCAAATTCAACGCCTACCAGTTTTGGTAG
- a CDS encoding IS630 family transposase, with protein sequence MKLARAEWMAMQGQLDIARLVFIDEAGAKTNMTRLYGRSPKNERAYDHAPHGHWCTTTMISSIRFNGETACMAIDAATSGDVFRAYVEQVLAPTLRVGDIVVLDNLSAHKDKASLQLIEEAGAEVWFLPPYSPDLNPIEKMWSKVKQLLRGEKARSLESLFDAIGAALGCVSAADAQGWFASCGYSLN encoded by the coding sequence TGCAAGGGCAACTTGACATTGCTCGGTTGGTCTTTATTGATGAGGCTGGAGCCAAGACCAATATGACTCGGCTGTACGGACGCTCGCCGAAAAATGAGCGGGCTTACGATCACGCCCCGCATGGCCATTGGTGTACCACCACCATGATCTCCTCCATTCGTTTCAACGGAGAAACAGCCTGCATGGCGATTGATGCCGCCACAAGCGGCGATGTATTCCGTGCCTATGTCGAACAGGTTCTAGCTCCGACTCTTCGAGTGGGCGATATCGTTGTGCTTGATAACCTCTCGGCTCATAAGGACAAGGCTTCGTTACAGTTGATCGAAGAAGCTGGGGCAGAGGTTTGGTTCCTTCCGCCCTACAGTCCTGATCTCAATCCCATCGAAAAGATGTGGAGCAAAGTAAAGCAATTGCTTCGCGGGGAAAAAGCGCGCTCCCTGGAATCTCTGTTTGATGCGATCGGCGCTGCCTTAGGGTGCGTTAGTGCGGCGGATGCTCAAGGTTGGTTTGCCTCATGCGGCTACAGTTTAAATTAA